In Malus sylvestris chromosome 16, drMalSylv7.2, whole genome shotgun sequence, the following are encoded in one genomic region:
- the LOC126606417 gene encoding putative gamma-glutamylcyclotransferase At3g02910: MAMAAESPTDESKPQLIFSYGTLKQGFHNHKLTQDLIDRNDAVSLGPCITQFSYPLVCGPHGIPYLINLPGSGHRIKGELYSVSTRGLARFDELEGTSIGHYERLPIHVIHGSGDGVVSAEAYFAHRSFGPAMWERNGKKGLSEWTENEARGYVKRQERPYQGRTILEDVRQFVSGS, translated from the coding sequence ATGGCGATGGCGGCTGAGAGTCCGACAGACGAATCCAAACCCCAGCTAATCTTCAGTTACGGCACACTCAAACAAGGCTTCCACAACCACAAACTAACCCAGGACCTCATCGACCGAAACGACGCCGTGTCACTAGGCCCCTGCATCACCCAATTCTCCTACCCTCTCGTTTGCGGACCCCACGGAATCCCCTACCTTATCAACCTTCCCGGGTCGGGCCACCGGATCAAGGGCGAGCTCTACTCTGTCTCAACCCGCGGACTCGCCCGGTTCGACGAGTTGGAGGGCACCAGCATCGGCCACTACGAGCGCCTCCCTATTCACGTAATCCATGGCAGCGGAGACGGCGTCGTTTCGGCTGAGGCTTATTTCGCGCACAGAAGCTTTGGCCCTGCGATGTGGGAGAGAAATGGCAAGAAGGGTTTGAGCGAGTGGACGGAGAATGAGGCCAGAGGGTATGTGAAAAGACAAGAGAGGCCATACCAGGGTCGCACCATTCTCGAGGACGTCCGACAATTTGTTTCCGGGAGTTAG
- the LOC126608388 gene encoding glycine-rich cell wall structural protein 1.8-like produces the protein MTTQNGHTFVFFVLLGMEICSAARTLLNYEGPVHLPVVGYGAGHGIGGNAGSGYGSASAGGYGGGGGAGSGGGYGAVGEHGAAGHGGGSGGGEGGGFAYGGASGQGGGGGGGSGGGGAHGAGGAGGYGSGGGEGGRSGYSVGGEHAGGGGGGGTGGGGGSGFSGGHGSGYGGGEGGGASGGYGAGGEHSGGYGGGNGHGGGAGGGYVVGGASGRGYGSGGGAGAGVGGGSYAGGGGGGSGGGSGYGGVHGGAYGGGGGGGEGSGHGGYVP, from the coding sequence ATGACCACTCAAAATGGTCatacttttgttttctttgtattATTGGGTATGGAGATATGTTCTGCAGCTAGAACACTCCTAAATTATGAAGGGCCTGTCCATCTGCCTGTTGTAGGCTATGGCGCAGGCCATGGCATTGGGGGCAATGCTGGATCAGGGTATGGCAGCGCTAGTGCTGGAGGTTATGGTGGCGGAGGAGGTGCAGGAAGTGGTGGTGGTTATGGAGCTGTAGGAGAGCATGGTGCTGCTGGACATGgaggtggtagtggtggtggagaaGGTGGTGGTTTTGCCTATGGAGGTGCTAGTGGACAAGGTGGTGGCGGCGGTGGAGGAAGTGGTGGTGGAGGAGCTCATGGTGCTGGGGGCGCAGGAGGATATGGAAGTGGGGGTGGTGAAGGAGGTCGGTCTGGCTACAGTGTTGGTGGAGAACAtgctggtggtggtggaggaggaggtACCGGTGGTGGCGGAGGGTCCGGATTTTCCGGAGGGCATGGTAGTGGCTATGGAGGAGGAGAAGGTGGTGGTGCTAGTGGGGGTTATGGTGCTGGTGGAGAACATAGTGGAGGATATGGAGGTGGCAATGGgcatggtggtggtgctggAGGAGGTTATGTTGTTGGAGGAGCAAGTGGAAGAGGATATGGGAGTGGTGGAGGAGCTGGGGCTGGAGTTGGTGGTGGTAGCTAtgcaggtggtggtggtggaggttcGGGTGGCGGCAGCGGCTATGGTGGAGTGCACGGAGGTGCATATGGAGGAGGTGGTGGGGGTGGTGAAGGTAGTGGTCATGGTGGTTATGTTCCTTGA